The Geobacillus genomosp. 3 genome segment GAGGAATACGGCGGCGCGAACTTGGGCCACGTCATGCAGGCGATCGTCCTCATGGAAGTGGCAAAAACACTCGTTCCGTTCCAGTTCGGCGGGTCGGCGGACAACATTTTGTATTATGCCAATGAGGAGCAAAAGAAAAAATATTTGCTTCCGACGATCAACGGTGAGAAAAAATCGTGTTTTGCCATGACTGAGCCGGGTGCAGGGTCGGATACACGCAACATTAAAATGACGGCGGTCAAAGACGGCGACGAATGGGTGTTAAACGGGGAGAAAACATTTATTACCGGCGGCAATGATGCCGATTTCGTGATGGTCATTGCCATTACCGACAAAGAACGGCATCAGACGACGAACGGGCGTGAAGGGGTGACGTGCTTTATCGTCGACCGCGAGATGGGCTGGCGCTCCGAACCGATACATACGATGGGGCCGGCCACCCCAGCCAGCTTAATTTTTGAAAACGTGCGCGTTCCGGAAGAAAACATTTTAGGCGAGCTGCACTACGGCTACAAGCTTGGACTTGAGTGGATCGGCTATGCGCGCTGGGTCGTTGGCGCCCGGGCGGTCGGAGCGGCGGAGCGGCTGCTGCAAATGGCGATCGATTATGCGAAAGAGCGCGTCACATTCGGCAAGCCGATCGCCGAACGGCAAGCGATCCAATGGATGATCGCCGATTCGGCGGTGGAAATTGAGGCGGCCAAATGGCTCGTCTTAAATGCCGCGTTTACGCTCGACCAAGGGGAGGACAACCGCCACTTGGCGTCGATGGCGAAACTGTTTGGCGCGAACATGGGCAATCGCGTTGTCGATCGGGTGATGCAAATCCATGGCGGCATGGGCTATACGAAAGAGATACCGATCGAGCGCTGGTATCGCGAGGCGAGATTATGGCGCATTTACGACGGCACGGATGAAATTCAACGTCTCATTATCGCCCGCAACTTAATTA includes the following:
- a CDS encoding acyl-CoA dehydrogenase family protein → MYLRLTDEQRMVQKAIRKFVEKELVPLENDVLRNEREGKPGLAPEKLKELQFKAKEAGFWGINTPEEYGGANLGHVMQAIVLMEVAKTLVPFQFGGSADNILYYANEEQKKKYLLPTINGEKKSCFAMTEPGAGSDTRNIKMTAVKDGDEWVLNGEKTFITGGNDADFVMVIAITDKERHQTTNGREGVTCFIVDREMGWRSEPIHTMGPATPASLIFENVRVPEENILGELHYGYKLGLEWIGYARWVVGARAVGAAERLLQMAIDYAKERVTFGKPIAERQAIQWMIADSAVEIEAAKWLVLNAAFTLDQGEDNRHLASMAKLFGANMGNRVVDRVMQIHGGMGYTKEIPIERWYREARLWRIYDGTDEIQRLIIARNLIKGHVKLGQFL